A stretch of the Ischnura elegans chromosome 5, ioIscEleg1.1, whole genome shotgun sequence genome encodes the following:
- the LOC124158939 gene encoding lipopolysaccharide-induced tumor necrosis factor-alpha factor homolog: MASPKPLLKSGHFLPGVSPPPYDESEMWGSNSGQQPPNQHPGYGRQVPKTFSPPSAPQDLYSGPNVPNNGAGRNISVPVNGPPTASTTTAVNFVMPGPQAVNPGPAVTNMTAVNMPAGVIPVGPHTMQMRCHHCQAFISTKINTTAHSSAHFACCLLFFFSCGLFSCIPYCLSSCRRVDHFCPNCSSYLGSYNP, from the exons ATGGCTTCCCCGAAGCCGCTGCTGAAGTCGGGCCACTTTCTGCCTGGCGTGTCTCCACCTCCGTACGACGAATCCGAGATGTGGGGCTCTAACTCTGGCCAACAACCGCCCAACCAGCATCCTGGGTATGGACGTCAGGTGCCTAAAACTTTCTCTCCACCTTCGG CTCCTCAAGATTTGTATTCCGGGCCCAACGTGCCAAATAATGGAGCTGGACGTAATATTTCTGTGCCTG TTAACGGACCTCCTACGGCAAGTACTACCACTGCGGTCAATTTCGTTATGCCAG GTCCCCAAGCAGTTAATCCAGGACCAGCCGTGACCAATATGACTGCCGTCAACATGCCCG CGGGAGTAATTCCAGTGGGGCCACACACTATGCAGATGCGTTGCCATCATTGCCAAGCTTTCATAAGCACTAAAATTAATACGACTGCACATTCGTCAGCACACTTTGCATGCTGTCTCCTGTTCTTCTTTTC GTGCGGACTTTTCTCCTGCATTCCGTACTGCTTGAGTTCGTGCAGGAGAGTGGATCATTTTTGCCCGAACTGCAGTTCGTATTTAGGGTCCTACAACCCTTAA